The following are from one region of the Streptomyces tuirus genome:
- a CDS encoding PH domain-containing protein yields MSDLPTLPVTFRPGSTRVVLLTAAVAIFVVITAVAMLLKQLSPAERVSFVFTALLLDAVLLLLARPKVVVDDDGVTVVNLTNKRRLEWAEILQVTLRPGDPWVFLNLSDGTSLPALGIQPGLAKQRAIADARALRALVEARSVADPEGRQG; encoded by the coding sequence ATGTCCGATCTGCCCACCCTGCCCGTCACGTTCCGGCCGGGCAGCACCCGCGTGGTGCTGCTCACCGCGGCTGTCGCCATCTTCGTGGTGATCACGGCGGTCGCGATGCTGCTGAAGCAGCTCAGCCCCGCCGAGCGCGTCAGCTTCGTCTTCACGGCGCTCCTGCTGGACGCCGTGCTGCTCCTCCTGGCGCGTCCCAAGGTCGTCGTCGACGACGACGGCGTCACTGTCGTCAATCTCACGAACAAGCGCCGACTGGAGTGGGCGGAGATCCTCCAGGTGACCCTCCGGCCCGGCGACCCCTGGGTGTTCCTCAACCTCAGCGACGGCACCAGCCTGCCTGCCCTGGGCATCCAGCCGGGCCTGGCCAAGCAGCGTGCCATCGCCGACGCCCGGGCCCTGCGGGCGCTCGTCGAGGCCCGTTCCGTGGCGGACCCCGAGGGGCGTCAGGGCTGA